Part of the Pseudarthrobacter sp. L1SW genome, CCAGGATGGCGCGGCCGGCACGGGTACGCATACGAAGGCGGAAGCCGTGCTTCTTGGCTCGACGGCGGTTATTCGGCTGAAAAGTCCGCTTGCTCACGTTAGTTACTCCAGTGGATCAAAGGTGCGCCCACCCGATCAGTATGGGGAAG contains:
- the rpmH gene encoding 50S ribosomal protein L34 — translated: MSKRTFQPNNRRRAKKHGFRLRMRTRAGRAILAARRGKGRTELSA